In a genomic window of Anoxybacter fermentans:
- a CDS encoding CoA protein activase, translating into MKKITFPHMGYMNISVKSFLNEMGVEPIEPPPITKKTMDLGVQYAPEFACLPLKVNLGNYLEAIDKGAECILMAGGCGPCRFGYYAEVQREILHDLKKDIEMIVIEPNILSIYQSFKYLAGGHLSLSRLYRILKYVMAKIRAIDKLEKIAQYVRPRSSKPEEVNSRFRYLIKKMEDAASVESIEKVKKEGEEYLQELIDSNHDQVLHVGIVGEIYLLLEPFVNLYIEEKLGLMGVQVHREIFLSHWIDDHVLHRIDRSCYKKAAAPYLNVMIGGHGQETIGRTVLYAREGLDGVIQVAPFTCMPEIVAENILPVVSKKENIPVLSLFFDEHSGEAGVVTRLEAFIDLIRRKSERRVVQL; encoded by the coding sequence ATGAAAAAAATAACTTTTCCCCATATGGGATATATGAATATTTCTGTCAAATCCTTTCTCAATGAGATGGGAGTTGAACCTATTGAACCGCCACCCATCACAAAAAAGACAATGGATCTGGGGGTTCAATATGCACCTGAGTTTGCCTGTCTTCCTTTAAAAGTCAATCTGGGTAATTATCTGGAAGCCATAGACAAAGGAGCAGAGTGCATATTGATGGCAGGTGGATGTGGTCCCTGTCGTTTTGGCTATTATGCTGAAGTTCAACGGGAAATTTTACATGATCTAAAAAAAGATATAGAAATGATCGTTATAGAACCAAATATTCTAAGTATTTATCAGAGCTTTAAGTATCTAGCCGGAGGTCATTTATCTTTAAGTCGTTTATATCGAATTCTAAAGTATGTGATGGCAAAAATTCGGGCCATTGATAAATTGGAAAAGATTGCTCAGTATGTACGCCCCCGAAGTAGTAAACCTGAGGAAGTTAACAGTAGATTTCGCTATTTAATAAAGAAAATGGAAGATGCAGCTTCAGTAGAGAGTATTGAAAAGGTAAAAAAGGAAGGAGAAGAGTATTTACAGGAGCTAATTGATTCCAATCATGATCAGGTTCTTCATGTAGGAATTGTAGGGGAAATTTATTTGTTGTTGGAACCATTTGTAAATTTATATATTGAAGAAAAATTGGGTTTGATGGGAGTTCAGGTGCATCGGGAGATATTTTTAAGCCATTGGATTGATGATCATGTATTGCACCGGATTGACCGGAGTTGTTATAAAAAAGCTGCAGCCCCTTATCTTAACGTAATGATAGGTGGACATGGTCAAGAGACTATTGGAAGAACTGTTTTATACGCAAGAGAGGGGCTTGATGGGGTGATTCAGGTAGCCCCCTTCACCTGTATGCCCGAGATTGTTGCTGAAAATATATTGCCGGTTGTAAGCAAAAAGGAAAATATTCCTGTTTTGTCTCTCTTTTTTGATGAGCATTCTGGTGAAGCAGGGGTTGTAACCAGATTGGAAGCTTTTATAGATCTGATTCGTAGAAAAAGTGAGAGGAGAGTAGTACAGCTGTGA
- the spoVAE gene encoding stage V sporulation protein AE has product MLMIIKAFIVGGLICVLGQLFLDNTNYTPAHLLVTLVVLGSILTTFGIYDKLLDFAGAGVSIPVSNFGYILTKGVIMEAERDGLLGLFKGVLEVASAGVSASVIFGFLIAALFKPKR; this is encoded by the coding sequence ATGTTAATGATAATCAAGGCTTTTATAGTTGGAGGTTTAATCTGTGTTCTGGGTCAGTTGTTTTTGGATAATACAAATTATACCCCTGCTCATCTATTGGTAACTTTAGTGGTATTGGGGTCTATATTAACGACTTTTGGAATTTATGACAAGCTCTTAGACTTTGCCGGAGCAGGGGTTAGTATTCCTGTATCTAATTTTGGCTATATTCTTACAAAAGGTGTAATAATGGAAGCAGAGCGGGATGGACTGCTCGGACTTTTTAAAGGAGTATTGGAAGTAGCCAGTGCAGGAGTTAGTGCTTCCGTTATTTTCGGTTTTCTAATTGCAGCTTTATTTAAGCCAAAACGCTAA
- a CDS encoding acyl-CoA dehydratase activase, which translates to MKGYLGIDVGSVSTNIVFIDNKGEVQDSLYIRTRGRPIEAVKKGLEELYLSRPEMKVLGVGTTGSGRALIGVMVGADSIKNEITAHAVAATHIHPDVRTVLEIGGQDSKIIIVRRGVVVDFAMNTVCAAGTGSFLDQQASRLGIPIKEFGNLALQSKNPVRIAGRCSVFAESDMIHKQQMGHPIPDIIAGLCTALVRNYLNNVGKGKEILEPVIFQGGVAANVGIRKAFEDALKVKIIIPKYFNVMGAIGAALLAREEVEYGKKSTKFKGFDMLKMDFQASSFECDGCPNHCEVINFKQNGKLIARWGAKCPRWEVS; encoded by the coding sequence GTGAAAGGATATTTAGGAATTGATGTTGGTTCTGTCAGTACAAATATTGTTTTTATTGACAATAAAGGCGAAGTACAGGACTCCCTTTATATCCGTACCCGCGGCCGTCCTATTGAAGCAGTCAAAAAGGGGCTAGAGGAGCTTTATCTGTCTCGTCCTGAAATGAAAGTTTTGGGAGTCGGAACTACTGGAAGCGGCCGTGCTTTGATTGGGGTGATGGTTGGAGCTGATTCTATCAAAAATGAGATAACGGCTCATGCGGTTGCTGCTACTCATATTCATCCCGATGTGAGGACAGTATTGGAGATTGGTGGACAGGACTCGAAGATAATTATAGTACGTCGGGGTGTGGTAGTAGATTTTGCAATGAATACTGTCTGTGCAGCAGGAACCGGGTCATTCCTTGACCAACAGGCCAGTCGGTTGGGAATTCCGATTAAGGAGTTTGGGAATCTGGCTTTACAGTCAAAAAACCCGGTGCGTATTGCCGGACGTTGTTCTGTTTTTGCTGAATCGGATATGATTCACAAACAGCAGATGGGACATCCTATTCCAGATATTATAGCAGGATTATGTACTGCTTTAGTTCGAAATTATTTAAATAATGTAGGAAAAGGCAAAGAGATTTTAGAACCGGTTATCTTTCAAGGTGGAGTTGCCGCTAATGTTGGTATTAGAAAAGCTTTTGAAGATGCTTTAAAGGTTAAGATTATAATTCCTAAATATTTTAATGTTATGGGAGCCATAGGTGCTGCTCTTCTTGCCAGAGAAGAGGTAGAATACGGGAAAAAGTCTACAAAATTTAAAGGTTTTGACATGCTTAAGATGGATTTTCAGGCCAGCAGTTTTGAATGTGATGGATGTCCAAACCACTGTGAAGTGATAAATTTCAAGCAAAATGGTAAATTAATTGCCCGTTGGGGTGCTAAATGTCCGAGATGGGAGGTAAGTTGA
- a CDS encoding ImmA/IrrE family metallo-endopeptidase produces MFNKKIQLHTEYINDIIERNNLKFPVDVFKLLDLLVLENDNFMVKALPLPISRPAMLIRRKDHSSEKILLAYDDNRPESEIRFSILHEIYHYLYHTNTIANCFHDDMEDDERESECNQFALNILAPEQIFLAYYIKNDFNIKRVAEEMKIPEYWAHKRLQMLRESSLAT; encoded by the coding sequence ATGTTCAACAAAAAAATTCAGTTACATACAGAATATATCAATGACATTATTGAACGTAATAATTTAAAATTTCCTGTCGATGTCTTCAAACTCTTGGATTTGCTAGTACTAGAAAACGATAACTTTATGGTGAAAGCATTACCTCTACCTATTTCTCGCCCGGCAATGCTTATACGACGTAAAGACCATAGTAGTGAAAAAATTTTGCTCGCCTATGACGACAATAGACCGGAAAGCGAGATTCGCTTTTCTATCTTGCATGAGATTTACCATTACCTGTATCATACTAACACTATAGCTAATTGTTTTCATGATGATATGGAAGACGATGAACGCGAAAGTGAATGTAATCAATTTGCATTAAATATTCTTGCTCCTGAACAGATATTTTTAGCTTACTATATCAAAAATGACTTCAATATCAAACGGGTTGCTGAAGAAATGAAGATCCCTGAATACTGGGCGCACAAACGACTGCAAATGCTAAGAGAATCAAGTCTTGCAACATAA
- a CDS encoding ISL3 family transposase produces MQYNNIIKFLDLPDIIATEIISTEDRYIFIAEAKKNHIVCPQCGNITNKIHDTKWQNIRDIPIRGKLVIIRLLKKRYRCPYCHKRGIPEKYESIDKYARKTKRFDKYLAKETVSKDYSKVARENGLSYTAVNNAVKKVVDPLIKQQVSKLSQLKAISIDEFAVLKRHKYGVSITDPINRELIDILPTRKKDDLIDYFNCWEDEQRRQIQSISMDMWRPFKAVADAAFTHAKIVIDKFHLVTLMNRALDEVRKQVQQTVNNHQRRKFFQSRLLLQKRAEELTDEEHEKLIKLFELSPALEKAWELKEEFRDLLQLDDVKEATRALKRWYKEVIKSKLMPFYQVKKIIQRWEEKILNYFKTKITNGFAEGINNKIKLIKRIGYGVPNVMNLRRRVFNAMLSY; encoded by the coding sequence ATGCAATATAATAATATCATAAAATTTCTTGATTTGCCAGACATTATTGCAACTGAAATTATTTCAACGGAGGACAGATATATTTTTATCGCTGAAGCAAAGAAAAATCACATTGTGTGTCCTCAGTGTGGTAATATCACTAATAAAATCCATGATACAAAATGGCAAAATATTAGAGACATCCCCATAAGAGGTAAACTAGTAATCATTAGACTTCTAAAGAAAAGATATCGTTGTCCTTATTGTCATAAGAGGGGTATCCCTGAAAAATATGAAAGTATTGATAAATATGCCCGTAAAACCAAACGCTTTGATAAATATCTTGCTAAAGAAACTGTCAGCAAGGATTATTCTAAAGTTGCTAGAGAAAACGGGTTAAGTTATACAGCTGTTAATAATGCAGTTAAAAAAGTAGTTGACCCTCTCATTAAACAACAAGTTTCAAAACTTAGTCAATTAAAAGCCATCAGTATCGATGAATTTGCAGTTTTAAAACGCCATAAATATGGAGTTAGCATTACAGATCCAATTAATCGGGAGTTAATTGACATTTTACCTACTCGCAAAAAGGATGATTTAATTGACTACTTTAATTGTTGGGAAGATGAACAAAGACGACAGATTCAATCGATCTCTATGGATATGTGGCGGCCGTTCAAAGCAGTAGCAGATGCAGCATTTACTCATGCAAAAATTGTTATAGATAAATTTCATCTTGTAACTTTAATGAACAGAGCCCTTGATGAAGTTAGAAAACAAGTTCAACAAACAGTAAATAATCATCAGAGAAGAAAGTTTTTTCAAAGTCGTTTATTACTCCAAAAACGAGCTGAAGAATTGACAGATGAAGAACATGAAAAGCTCATCAAATTATTTGAACTCAGTCCAGCTCTAGAAAAGGCCTGGGAATTAAAAGAGGAATTCAGAGACTTATTGCAGCTAGATGATGTGAAAGAAGCCACCAGAGCTCTAAAAAGGTGGTATAAAGAAGTAATAAAAAGCAAGCTGATGCCTTTTTACCAGGTAAAAAAGATAATACAAAGATGGGAAGAAAAAATACTAAATTATTTTAAGACTAAGATAACCAATGGCTTTGCTGAGGGTATCAATAACAAGATTAAATTGATCAAAAGGATTGGATATGGTGTTCCAAATGTTATGAATCTAAGGAGAAGAGTATTTAATGCAATGTTAAGTTATTAA
- the spoVAC gene encoding stage V sporulation protein AC produces MINVDKTPDEYNQMIQKYRQKKPKLVNLIFAFLVGGIICAIGEGIIQLLKAFGMNQDQAGPMATIILIFIGSFLTGIGVYDEIGQIGGAGAAVPVTGFANAIVSPAMEFRQEGWILGLGAKMYIVAGPVLTYGMVTAFLMGVLKIIFKF; encoded by the coding sequence GTGATAAATGTAGACAAAACTCCGGATGAATATAATCAAATGATTCAAAAATATAGACAGAAAAAACCAAAATTGGTCAATTTAATCTTTGCATTTTTAGTAGGAGGAATCATCTGTGCCATTGGTGAGGGAATAATCCAATTGCTTAAGGCATTTGGTATGAATCAAGATCAAGCAGGTCCTATGGCTACTATTATTCTAATTTTTATTGGTTCCTTTTTAACAGGCATAGGGGTTTATGATGAAATAGGTCAGATTGGTGGAGCCGGTGCTGCAGTTCCTGTTACTGGCTTTGCCAATGCTATTGTCTCTCCCGCTATGGAATTTAGACAGGAGGGATGGATTTTAGGGTTAGGAGCCAAAATGTATATTGTTGCTGGACCTGTGCTTACTTATGGGATGGTCACAGCATTTTTGATGGGAGTATTAAAAATTATTTTTAAATTTTGA
- a CDS encoding stage V sporulation protein AE produces the protein MNPKIRVIIITDGDNIACRAVEEAGRKLNLRTISASKGNPTPLQGEELVALIKQVKKDPVLVMVDDCGNPRLGQGEKILQYLDNHPDIDILGVVAVAANSPNVKGVEVNFSIDQGGNKVKGSVDKYGIPEPEGHRFIEGDTVDILNGMDVPIIVGIGDIGKMQADSIENGVYVTTRAILEILNRSGIYEKTTY, from the coding sequence ATGAATCCAAAGATCAGAGTTATTATCATAACAGATGGAGATAATATAGCCTGTCGGGCTGTAGAAGAAGCGGGACGTAAGTTAAATTTACGAACTATCTCAGCTTCAAAAGGTAATCCGACCCCCCTTCAGGGTGAGGAATTGGTAGCGTTAATCAAACAGGTCAAAAAAGATCCGGTTCTTGTGATGGTAGATGATTGTGGTAATCCACGTCTGGGCCAGGGGGAGAAAATTCTTCAATACCTTGATAACCATCCGGATATTGATATTTTAGGAGTAGTAGCAGTCGCTGCCAATTCTCCCAATGTAAAAGGGGTTGAGGTGAATTTTTCTATTGATCAGGGCGGTAATAAAGTGAAAGGTTCTGTAGATAAATATGGTATCCCGGAACCTGAGGGACACAGATTTATAGAAGGGGATACTGTTGATATTCTCAATGGAATGGATGTTCCCATTATTGTAGGTATTGGTGATATAGGTAAAATGCAGGCAGATAGTATTGAAAACGGTGTTTATGTAACTACCCGTGCTATCCTGGAGATTTTAAACAGGAGTGGGATTTATGAAAAAACAACCTATTAG
- a CDS encoding spore germination protein has translation MKKQPISKKLKDNLDYINEQFNMPKTFDLLQRNFIIGGKDASLIFIDGLSNGELLAEIMKVLLDIEREDLSVDVIKKLLKQHIIAIEIQEVETLTEGIQEILAGPQLLLLDGEEKGIIIDARTWLSRSPEEPESEKATRGPGDGFVETMLFNVTSIRRRIRDPKLRAEVIKVGKRSQTDVALVYIEDIANPEMVDQVRTKLEQIDVDGIPLADKNIEEYLVGKSLNPLPRVRYTERPDTAAAHILEGYLVIIVDNSPTALILPAPFLAHTQSMEEYRQNTIMGTYLTLIRLIAVFISMLLPPLWLLFSIQPDLLPEGLQFIGPKKIGAINLGLQFILASIGIDLIRMASIQTPNALATSLGLIGALMLGEFSVQVGLFSSEVIFYMAIAAIASFTIPGYELALVIKLYRFFLIVLVVLFKLWGFLAGLFLIFIIFLRTESFGVPYLWPIIPFDFKSLKSYILCSSARSLPRMRPEVLRTVDSDRKPEKRDNK, from the coding sequence ATGAAAAAACAACCTATTAGCAAAAAGCTAAAGGATAATCTGGACTATATAAATGAACAATTTAATATGCCCAAAACCTTTGATTTACTCCAGAGAAATTTTATCATTGGAGGTAAAGATGCTTCCCTTATCTTTATAGATGGTTTGAGTAATGGAGAATTATTGGCAGAAATAATGAAGGTTTTATTGGATATTGAGAGGGAAGATCTTAGTGTTGATGTTATTAAAAAACTTTTAAAACAGCATATTATCGCTATTGAAATCCAGGAGGTAGAAACTTTAACTGAAGGAATTCAAGAGATTCTGGCTGGTCCTCAGTTATTATTACTGGATGGAGAAGAGAAAGGAATTATTATTGATGCTAGAACCTGGCTGTCCAGAAGTCCTGAGGAACCTGAATCGGAAAAAGCGACCCGGGGGCCTGGAGATGGTTTTGTTGAGACTATGCTTTTTAATGTGACATCGATTAGAAGGCGGATTCGTGATCCCAAACTGAGAGCAGAGGTAATAAAGGTTGGAAAGCGTTCACAAACAGATGTGGCATTAGTTTATATTGAAGATATAGCTAATCCTGAGATGGTCGATCAGGTTCGAACAAAGCTCGAACAGATTGATGTAGATGGAATTCCACTGGCTGATAAAAATATTGAAGAATACCTGGTGGGTAAATCTCTAAATCCCCTTCCTAGGGTTCGTTATACAGAACGTCCTGATACTGCTGCTGCCCACATCCTGGAAGGGTATCTGGTTATTATAGTTGATAATTCGCCTACAGCATTAATTTTACCAGCACCTTTCTTAGCCCATACCCAGAGTATGGAGGAGTACCGGCAAAATACCATTATGGGTACTTATTTAACCTTGATTAGATTAATTGCTGTTTTTATCTCGATGCTTTTACCGCCCCTCTGGCTTCTATTTTCGATACAACCGGATCTTTTACCGGAAGGACTCCAATTTATTGGTCCAAAGAAAATAGGGGCTATCAATTTAGGATTACAGTTTATCCTTGCAAGTATTGGAATTGATTTAATCAGAATGGCTTCAATCCAGACTCCAAATGCTTTAGCAACTTCACTCGGTTTAATTGGTGCTTTAATGTTGGGAGAATTTTCGGTGCAGGTTGGACTTTTTAGCTCTGAAGTTATCTTTTATATGGCTATTGCGGCAATTGCCAGTTTCACTATACCCGGATATGAATTAGCTTTGGTAATTAAACTTTACCGTTTCTTTTTGATAGTTCTGGTTGTTTTGTTTAAACTCTGGGGCTTTTTAGCTGGACTGTTTTTGATCTTCATAATCTTTCTTAGAACCGAAAGTTTTGGAGTACCTTATCTCTGGCCCATTATTCCATTTGATTTTAAAAGTTTGAAGTCATATATACTCTGTAGTTCGGCCCGGTCTTTACCAAGAATGAGGCCTGAGGTTTTACGGACTGTAGATTCGGATAGAAAGCCTGAAAAAAGAGATAATAAGTAA
- a CDS encoding acyl-CoA dehydratase activase-related protein: MGIRVGIPRCLLYYSFFPGWKSFFEELGAEVVLSPPTNKKILDLGIKKAVGEICLPIKLFFGHVEVLKDKVDYIFVPRIMSIHRKEWICPKFLGLPDMVKAQFKDLPPMIAPDINMRKSRLTIFKGALKAAQPFTKSWLKVMKALYRALQIQFKYENKLKQGKTPIEILENIKLPDPGPDPLVIALLGHPYLIYETFINMDLIRRLRGMGAILITPEMISKRQIKKGAAQQKKDLFWTFNKKILGAANHLLTSSSLDGMILLAAFGCGPDSLINELIERRAKRKGKFPLLSINLDEHSGEAGFITRLEAFIDMIKLRRGC, translated from the coding sequence ATGGGAATACGTGTTGGCATTCCACGCTGCCTTTTATATTATAGCTTTTTTCCAGGCTGGAAGAGTTTTTTTGAAGAATTGGGGGCAGAAGTAGTTCTTTCACCCCCTACTAACAAAAAAATTCTAGATTTAGGAATTAAAAAGGCGGTTGGTGAGATTTGTCTTCCGATTAAACTTTTTTTTGGCCATGTAGAGGTTTTAAAAGATAAAGTAGATTATATCTTCGTGCCCCGGATTATGAGTATCCATCGCAAAGAATGGATCTGTCCTAAGTTTTTGGGTTTACCGGATATGGTCAAGGCGCAATTTAAAGACCTACCACCAATGATTGCGCCGGATATTAATATGCGTAAATCGAGACTGACAATTTTTAAAGGAGCTCTAAAAGCAGCTCAACCATTTACAAAGAGCTGGTTAAAAGTTATGAAAGCACTTTACCGGGCATTGCAGATACAGTTTAAATATGAAAATAAACTAAAACAGGGTAAAACTCCCATAGAGATTCTGGAGAATATAAAATTACCTGATCCAGGGCCAGATCCTTTGGTCATTGCTTTACTTGGCCATCCATATTTAATCTATGAGACCTTTATAAACATGGATTTAATCCGCCGCTTACGAGGGATGGGAGCAATCCTTATTACGCCAGAAATGATCTCAAAAAGGCAGATTAAAAAAGGGGCTGCTCAGCAAAAAAAGGATCTTTTCTGGACTTTTAATAAAAAGATTTTAGGAGCAGCCAATCATCTTTTGACATCCAGTTCGCTTGATGGGATGATACTTTTGGCGGCCTTTGGATGTGGTCCTGATTCACTGATCAATGAATTAATAGAGCGGAGAGCTAAGCGTAAAGGAAAATTTCCCCTTCTCTCCATTAATTTAGATGAACACAGCGGAGAGGCGGGATTTATCACTAGATTAGAAGCATTTATCGATATGATTAAATTGAGGAGGGGGTGCTGA
- a CDS encoding helix-turn-helix domain-containing protein, giving the protein MAIGDRIRALVKQRGMKFIHLAEQVGISPSHLSDIVNNKTGPSVKVLEKIADTLNTTTDYLIKGTLDDDVIIKNLPEELQATAKRFRDDPEFQVMMHKLGSLRTEEISKIISAIKTFEEIFGSREKDE; this is encoded by the coding sequence ATGGCAATAGGGGATAGAATCAGAGCGTTGGTTAAGCAGAGGGGGATGAAATTCATACATCTAGCAGAGCAGGTAGGGATTTCACCATCACATCTATCCGACATTGTCAACAACAAAACAGGTCCATCGGTTAAAGTTCTTGAAAAAATCGCAGATACTCTGAACACTACAACTGATTATTTAATCAAGGGAACCTTAGATGATGATGTGATCATTAAAAACCTACCTGAAGAATTGCAAGCGACTGCTAAACGTTTTAGAGACGACCCAGAATTCCAGGTTATGATGCATAAACTTGGCAGTCTACGTACTGAAGAAATTAGCAAGATCATCTCTGCTATCAAAACTTTTGAAGAAATCTTCGGCAGCCGTGAAAAAGATGAGTAG
- a CDS encoding group II intron maturase-specific domain-containing protein: MEMIIKEINPIIRRWANYFRIANCKTVFARLMEWMRRRLRMEKMKEWKSWN; the protein is encoded by the coding sequence CTGGAGATGATAATTAAAGAAATAAATCCAATTATCAGGAGATGGGCGAATTATTTCAGGATAGCGAATTGTAAGACAGTGTTTGCCAGGTTAATGGAATGGATGAGGCGAAGATTGAGGATGGAGAAGATGAAAGAGTGGAAGAGTTGGAACTAA
- the spoVAD gene encoding stage V sporulation protein AD, giving the protein MKRTGKTIYFDSPPVITATSAIAGEMEGKGPLKDYFDKIVGDAYYDTQTFEKAERKICGENCQNLLKKANLKPEQVDFLLAGDLLNQIVTANFCARELKIPFIGLYGACSTLIEALAVGCMVIDGGFAQNIMAFASSHYQTAERQYRMPNEYGIQYPPYKQWTVTGSGAFILSKGGSGPRITHATIGRVIDFGIKDPNDMGAAMAPAAADTIIQHLSDLNRSPDDYDLIVTGDLGEVGKTLARELLREKNYDVDAILDDCGVMLYNDDQKTGAKGSGAAASAIVLASYLYQKLNQGEFNRIMIVGTGALLSPITALQGDSIPSIAHGITIEKPV; this is encoded by the coding sequence GTGAAACGTACAGGCAAGACAATTTATTTCGATTCACCGCCGGTTATAACTGCTACTTCCGCAATAGCTGGTGAAATGGAGGGGAAAGGTCCTTTAAAAGATTATTTTGATAAAATTGTCGGTGATGCCTATTATGATACCCAGACTTTTGAAAAAGCTGAAAGGAAAATCTGTGGTGAGAACTGTCAAAATCTTTTAAAGAAGGCCAATTTAAAACCAGAGCAGGTGGATTTTTTGCTAGCTGGAGATTTATTAAATCAGATTGTAACAGCTAACTTTTGTGCGCGGGAGCTTAAGATTCCCTTTATCGGGCTTTATGGTGCCTGTTCAACTTTAATTGAGGCATTAGCAGTAGGATGTATGGTCATTGATGGAGGATTTGCACAAAATATTATGGCTTTTGCATCCAGTCATTATCAGACGGCAGAACGACAATATAGGATGCCTAATGAATATGGTATTCAATACCCACCATATAAACAGTGGACGGTTACTGGTTCTGGAGCTTTTATTTTGAGTAAAGGTGGTTCAGGACCGCGCATTACTCATGCTACCATTGGAAGAGTAATAGACTTTGGTATAAAAGATCCCAATGATATGGGAGCAGCGATGGCGCCTGCAGCAGCAGATACCATTATTCAGCATCTGAGTGACTTAAATCGTAGTCCTGATGATTATGATTTAATTGTGACCGGAGATTTAGGGGAAGTTGGTAAAACTCTGGCCCGGGAATTATTGCGTGAGAAAAACTATGATGTAGATGCTATTTTGGATGACTGTGGAGTAATGCTTTATAATGATGATCAAAAAACTGGTGCAAAAGGGAGTGGTGCCGCAGCATCTGCTATAGTTCTGGCTTCTTATCTTTACCAGAAACTGAATCAAGGAGAGTTTAACAGGATTATGATTGTGGGTACCGGAGCTTTGCTTAGCCCTATTACTGCATTACAGGGTGATTCTATTCCTTCTATTGCCCATGGAATTACAATAGAAAAACCTGTCTAA
- a CDS encoding tetratricopeptide repeat protein has product MEDIQRYMDEIKKYFQKAKEEFKQGHYHLVVGNLTYALQILEQIGEVEDDLLGKIYFLLCISYNKLNDLTKAYKICEKGLNYYKNRDIYWYAKFNNFKGVLLSREKKDQKAIPIYEKTLELLKNENSKQALKRKVSALFNMGNCYVRLSNFSKAKKSYLKAFKLVNLIENNTLKGKILMGIGYIFHRENKLDLAERCYRKAKKFLSDKDDLVNYIRILHNLGEIYLSQGLLKEARRYYKESLKDDKIYTLDRTVATSSLQGLAATYLKSDISKVKTYCIKALDLALEDVTTKFPPRMEKDIGRIFMLLSHWLYYKKKMEECKIYLSQAKIIFEKYNMKFDLKKLKEFEREVNLE; this is encoded by the coding sequence GTGGAGGATATACAACGATACATGGATGAGATTAAAAAGTATTTTCAGAAGGCTAAAGAAGAGTTTAAGCAGGGACACTACCATCTGGTAGTGGGGAACTTAACATATGCATTACAAATTCTGGAGCAAATTGGTGAAGTGGAAGACGATTTATTAGGAAAAATTTATTTCTTGTTATGTATATCTTACAATAAATTAAATGATTTAACAAAAGCATATAAGATATGCGAAAAAGGTTTGAATTATTATAAGAATAGGGATATCTATTGGTACGCTAAATTTAACAATTTTAAAGGGGTGTTATTGTCAAGAGAAAAAAAAGACCAGAAAGCAATACCTATTTACGAAAAAACCCTTGAATTGCTCAAAAATGAAAATTCAAAGCAGGCTCTAAAACGTAAAGTTAGTGCTTTATTTAACATGGGGAACTGTTATGTACGTTTATCTAATTTTTCTAAGGCAAAAAAGAGTTATTTGAAAGCATTTAAATTAGTAAATCTTATTGAGAATAACACATTAAAAGGAAAGATATTAATGGGTATCGGTTACATTTTTCATCGAGAAAATAAACTTGATCTGGCAGAACGTTGTTATCGAAAGGCAAAGAAATTTCTGTCTGATAAAGACGATCTTGTTAATTATATTCGTATTTTACATAATTTAGGAGAAATTTATTTATCCCAGGGTTTGCTAAAAGAGGCAAGGAGATATTATAAAGAGAGTTTGAAAGATGATAAGATTTATACATTAGACCGAACCGTAGCTACTTCAAGTTTACAAGGTCTTGCCGCTACTTATTTAAAAAGTGATATTTCTAAGGTTAAAACTTATTGTATAAAAGCTTTAGATCTTGCTCTGGAAGATGTAACAACTAAATTTCCTCCACGGATGGAGAAAGATATTGGGAGAATTTTTATGTTACTCAGTCATTGGTTATATTATAAAAAGAAAATGGAAGAATGTAAAATATATTTATCTCAGGCTAAAATTATCTTTGAAAAATATAATATGAAATTCGACTTAAAAAAACTAAAAGAATTTGAAAGGGAGGTGAATCTGGAATGA